The sequence TTCCCCAAGTTACAGGGGCGAAAAAATCCGTTCTTTTAGGCGAAATTGCGCCACCTTAGCAATCTGACTCAGCAGGAAGGCAAAAAACTGTTAAAGTAGGACTAAAGAATACTTTTTATTTAGAAAACTATCAATAGTAACTGAGATTATGTTATTCAAATCAACCACTCGTCACGTTCGGATCTACACCGCAGAAATTCAAGAAAACGAGTTAGTAGAAAGTAACAATGTCCTGACGCTTGATGTTGATCCAGATAATGAATTTAACTGGACCGAAGAAACATTAAATCAAGTGTATCGTAAATTTGACGAACTGGTAGAATCCCACAGTGGCGAAGACTTAACCGAGTATAATCTTCGTCATATTGGCTCAGATCTCGAACATTTCATTCGTCATCTCTTGGTCAGTGGAGAAATTAGCTATAACCTAAATAGTCGTGTTCTCAACTACAGTATGGGCGTTCCGAAAGTGGAAACGCCAGATTCTGAGGAAAAATATAAAATTAAATAAATCGACCAACCCCCGCTCTTCCTCTCTCCCGTCCAGTTTTCTTCTCATGGCATCGGAAAGTTTAATTGATGGACGAAGCTCAAAAAATTCTGCGTTGTTCGCTGAAGTATTGTCAAACCCCTAATTCCCTCAGCAGCCAGTTTTGCTCTCGCTGCGAAAGTCCCCTGATCCAACGCTATCTTTGGGTGGTGGGAACCCGTCTTGCACCAGCACAAATTCAGCAACTGATTGGTCAGCGCTATTTGGTCATCAGTGAGAAATTAGTCTTAGATACTCAGCCTGGGATTCCCCCCTATTTTCCAGAACGGATTCCACCTTGGCTGAAACCTTATTTAAGACTCAGTCCTTATCGCCTCCATATTCCGAAACTTTATGGACAAATACCAAGAGAAGACCCCACCCCTGATCACGACACGAAACCAGAACAGGGGAGTGAATCTGAGGTGTGGCTACTGGAATATGAAAACTTTTCTTCTTCGGTGCAAGAGAAGTTCGCTAAGGGAGAATTTCTACCCACCCTTGAAATAGCATGGTCATCCGCTTCTGGGATACGTCAGTTGAACTGGCTGTTGCAAATCAGTCAATTGTGGCAACCGATGGCAGCGCAAGGAGTGGTCAAAACCTTGCTGAGTCCTGAGTTACTGCGGGTGAATGGTTCTGTGGTGCAGCTACAAGAACTAGAAGCCGATCGCGCAACTGTAACTCTCAAAGATCTTGGAAAAATGTGGTCAAATTGGATCGCAGATGCGGATCAGACGATTGAGTCGTTCTTGCAAGACACTTGTCACCGTTTGCAAAAAGGAGAGTTAGACAACAGTGAAACTTTAACGGATTTACTGGAAGAAGGGTTAAGAGAAACCGCGCGATCGCAGCCGATTCACTATCAAATTGCGACCACAACCGATTCGGGTCCCAGTCGTTCCCACAACGAAGATGCTTACTATCAAAAAGAAGAAACCTGTGAGTTTCCTCCCACTCAAAAAGCGCTAGCCATTGTTTGCGATGGGGTGGGAGGACATCAAGGGGGGGAAGTGGCTTCCCAATTAGCGATCGAGCACCTGCGCCAAGAATTCCAAAATCTGCCAGAACTGTCTCCGAAACGGGAAGTGGTAACCGAACAGATTGAAAAAGCGATCAGCAAGGTCAACGATATCATTTGCGACCAAAATGATGTGGAAAATCGCAAAGCCCAAGAACGCATGGGAACCACTTTGGTCATGGCGTTAGGGCATAATCATGAAATGTATGTTACTCATGTCGGAGATTCCAGAGTCTATTGGATTACTACTTCTGGTTGTTATCAGTTGACTCTTGATGATGATCTTGCCTCGCGTCAAACCCGTTTAGGTCATTTGTTATATCGCGAGGCTTTACAACAACCTGCAGCAGGAAGTTTAATTCAGGCGTTGGGGATGAGTTCTTCTAAACTCCTCCATCCGACGACGCAACGTTTAGTTCTTGATGAAGATTGTGTTTTTCTCCTTTGTTCTGATGGACTCAGTGATAATGGCTTAGTTGAACAATATTGGGAAGTGGAAATTTTGCCAGTATTAGAGGCAGACAAAGATTTGGATACAGTCGCCCAACGACTGGTTGCATTAGCCAATAACTTGAATGGGCATGATAATGTTACGGTGTCTTTGCTCCAATGTTCCCTCTCGGAACTGCAAGATCACGGAGCGTTAACCCTTAATCTGGCTGAAGTAACCCAGATTCAAACGAGCAAGGAAAAGGGCTCAACCCTGGCATCCCCCACAAACAAACGACAGCAAGGGGTGATGTTGCTGTTATTAATTTTAGCTTTGGTCATGGGTGGCATGGGAATGGCATATTGGTTATTCCCCGAGGTGCGACAATCTTTAGATCAATTTCAGGAACAGTTGAGATCGAAACCCATGCGCGATCCCTCTGATTTGCCCTCTCCTGATTAATGAGTCTGTTAAGGTCGGTGATTGTTATTTGGTCACTGCTCACTGCTCACTGGTAACTGCTTTCGAGAACGTTACAATTGGTGCAAACGGGTCTGTCAGCATCAAAAAAGAAATGAGTGAATCGAAACACCGCATCTGTATTTTAGGGGGGGGATTTGGTGGCTTGTACACCGCCTTACGCCTCAGCCAACTTCCTTGGGATCACCACGGTGTTCCAGAAATTACTTTAGTCGATCAGCGCGATCGATTTTTATTTACGCCACTTCTTTATGAATTACTCACCGATGAGTTGCAAACTTGGGAAATTGCTCCGCCCTTTTCAGAAATTTTAGCGGATACGAGTATTGAGTTTGTGCAAGGTACGGTTACGGATCTTAATGTTAAGAGGCAACAAGTTCAAATTGCCGATCAGCCCTCGCTTAATTATGACTCGTTAGTATTGGCAATGGGGGGAAAAACGCCCATGGAAATGGTGCCTGGGGCGCAAGAATTTGCTTTTCCCTTTCATAGCTTAAAAGATGCTTATCAACTAGAGGAAAAACTGCGGAGTCTCGAAAACAGCGATCGCGAGAAAATTCGGATTGCGATTGTTGGTGGGGGCTACAGTGGCGTAGAATTAGCCTGTAAATTGCGCGATCGCGTGGGGGATCGAGGTCGGATTCGGATTATTGAACGGGGAGAACTGATTCTGAAAACTTCCCCTGATTTTAACCGCGAGACCGCCCGCAAAGCCCTTGTGGATCGTGACGTTTGGATGGATACGGAAACCAGTGTCGAACGCATAACTGCCGATGAAATCACCTTACTATATAAAGGTCAAAGTGACACCATACCAGTTGATATTGTTGCTTGGACAGTGGGAACAACTGTTCCAGAATTAGTAAAAAATTTAGATCTCCCTCACCATGAAACGGGTAAGATAAAAGTAGAGCCAACGCTGCAAGTAGAAGGACATCCTGCAATTTTTGCCTTAGGGGATCTTGCCTTTTGTCAAGATGGAAGCGGGAAAGTTGTTCCAGCAACGGCACAAGTGGCGTTTCAACAGTCCGATTACTGTGCTTGGAATCTTTGGGCTACTCTGACGGGTCGTCCTTTGCTTCCTTTCAAATATTACAATCTTGGTGAAATGCTTGTGCTGGGAACAGACAATGCAAGTTTAACTTCCCAAGGGGTCAAGTTAGATGGAATAGTCGCTTATTTAGCCCGT comes from Halothece sp. PCC 7418 and encodes:
- a CDS encoding NAD(P)/FAD-dependent oxidoreductase; translation: MSESKHRICILGGGFGGLYTALRLSQLPWDHHGVPEITLVDQRDRFLFTPLLYELLTDELQTWEIAPPFSEILADTSIEFVQGTVTDLNVKRQQVQIADQPSLNYDSLVLAMGGKTPMEMVPGAQEFAFPFHSLKDAYQLEEKLRSLENSDREKIRIAIVGGGYSGVELACKLRDRVGDRGRIRIIERGELILKTSPDFNRETARKALVDRDVWMDTETSVERITADEITLLYKGQSDTIPVDIVAWTVGTTVPELVKNLDLPHHETGKIKVEPTLQVEGHPAIFALGDLAFCQDGSGKVVPATAQVAFQQSDYCAWNLWATLTGRPLLPFKYYNLGEMLVLGTDNASLTSQGVKLDGIVAYLARRLAYLSRMPTPEHQLTVGSNWITQPLSRLLSNV
- a CDS encoding PP2C family serine/threonine-protein phosphatase, whose amino-acid sequence is MDEAQKILRCSLKYCQTPNSLSSQFCSRCESPLIQRYLWVVGTRLAPAQIQQLIGQRYLVISEKLVLDTQPGIPPYFPERIPPWLKPYLRLSPYRLHIPKLYGQIPREDPTPDHDTKPEQGSESEVWLLEYENFSSSVQEKFAKGEFLPTLEIAWSSASGIRQLNWLLQISQLWQPMAAQGVVKTLLSPELLRVNGSVVQLQELEADRATVTLKDLGKMWSNWIADADQTIESFLQDTCHRLQKGELDNSETLTDLLEEGLRETARSQPIHYQIATTTDSGPSRSHNEDAYYQKEETCEFPPTQKALAIVCDGVGGHQGGEVASQLAIEHLRQEFQNLPELSPKREVVTEQIEKAISKVNDIICDQNDVENRKAQERMGTTLVMALGHNHEMYVTHVGDSRVYWITTSGCYQLTLDDDLASRQTRLGHLLYREALQQPAAGSLIQALGMSSSKLLHPTTQRLVLDEDCVFLLCSDGLSDNGLVEQYWEVEILPVLEADKDLDTVAQRLVALANNLNGHDNVTVSLLQCSLSELQDHGALTLNLAEVTQIQTSKEKGSTLASPTNKRQQGVMLLLLILALVMGGMGMAYWLFPEVRQSLDQFQEQLRSKPMRDPSDLPSPD
- a CDS encoding NAD(P)H-quinone oxidoreductase subunit M → MLFKSTTRHVRIYTAEIQENELVESNNVLTLDVDPDNEFNWTEETLNQVYRKFDELVESHSGEDLTEYNLRHIGSDLEHFIRHLLVSGEISYNLNSRVLNYSMGVPKVETPDSEEKYKIK